The Liolophura sinensis isolate JHLJ2023 chromosome 12, CUHK_Ljap_v2, whole genome shotgun sequence genome segment GTTCTTCTTACCTCCCCCTGGGCAGAAGTATGACGTCATGGCTGAACACGTGCTCTACAACAAGGAGTCGTTTTCGAATTACCTGGCAGAGGACGCCGTCTATGTGACCATGCTGCGCGAACCGTTCAGTCTGCTTTACTCTACTCTGTATTACGTGCCGGCATTTCAAAAAACCATCACTGAAGTGAACAAAATCGAGGCTTACTTGAAAAATCCGGCTAAATATGACAACACCGCCATTATGGCTGGTCGCTCATACACCAAAAATCCACAATCTTCTTTTCTCGGACTCAGACGAAGAGATTTCGACAACGAGGGGAAAATACAGGAGCTGATATCTTCTATAGATCGCGATTTCCCTGTGGTTTTGATTCTCGAGAGGCTGGATGAATCATTAATACTGCTCCGCAGAGTGCTAAAATGGCCCATGAAGGACATTATCTACTCGGTGGAAAATGTGAACTCGGCCAAACCAAAGCTCAAAATCACGCCTGAACACCGAGAAAAGTACAAGAAATGGAGCCTGGCCGATCACAAATTGTACAATTTCTTCAAAAAGAAATTAGAGGAATCCATCGAAGAAGCCGGACCAGAGCTGCAAGAGGAGCTCGCGGTGTTCAGGAAG includes the following:
- the LOC135479691 gene encoding galactose-3-O-sulfotransferase 2-like, encoding MKGGILRCRIKSVSATLILWAVIAILLLMYYGSAVTKDWNSSELSYSKLDSQESQRDIREPTQARSSEVRRIVYIRIPKTGSSTMTMLVWRFAWARNLSVLAVNPKFEGTRDRLTHKMFFLPPPGQKYDVMAEHVLYNKESFSNYLAEDAVYVTMLREPFSLLYSTLYYVPAFQKTITEVNKIEAYLKNPAKYDNTAIMAGRSYTKNPQSSFLGLRRRDFDNEGKIQELISSIDRDFPVVLILERLDESLILLRRVLKWPMKDIIYSVENVNSAKPKLKITPEHREKYKKWSLADHKLYNFFKKKLEESIEEAGPELQEELAVFRKYKMDIARYCRFQTIMDEDMLFTESPYNERFSITRKDCSLIYVEPLVLISNIRKRQHAYPFLSPSL